The Microlunatus soli genome contains the following window.
CTGCCGGCAGGTCGGAGAAGAACGGGATCCCGCCGCCGAGCAGCACCGGGACCAGGCTGATCATGATCTCGTCGACCAGTCCCAGTCTCAGGGCCTGGGTGGTGATCGCGCCGGCGGCCAGCTTGACGTCCTTGCCTGATTCGGAGGCAACCGCGACGGCCTGCTCGATCGCAGATTCCAGGCCGTCGGTGACGACGGTCTGGCCGGGAGCCGCGTCCGGGATCGGGTCGCGGCTGACCACGAACAGCGGTGCGCCGTGCTGCATGCTGTCGCCGCCCCAGCGGTCGGCGTGCTCGTAGGTGTTCCGGCCGGAGACCACGGCACCGGTACGAGTGCCGCCGTACTCGGCGACCGCCCGATTCGGCGCGCTCCGATCGGAGAGCCAGTCGAAGATCCGGAACCCGTCACCGAGCCCGAGGCCGGCCCGCGCGCCACGGCCGGAGATGTAGCCGTCGACCGAGGCAGACAGGTGTGAGTAGACCAACGTCATGATCAAGCCTTCCCGAGCGTCCTGATCGCAGCGCCCGGCGCTGTCCACC
Protein-coding sequences here:
- a CDS encoding dihydrofolate reductase family protein produces the protein MTLVYSHLSASVDGYISGRGARAGLGLGDGFRIFDWLSDRSAPNRAVAEYGGTRTGAVVSGRNTYEHADRWGGDSMQHGAPLFVVSRDPIPDAAPGQTVVTDGLESAIEQAVAVASESGKDVKLAAGAITTQALRLGLVDEIMISLVPVLLGGGIPFFSDLPAAIELDCTSVVANQGVTHLTYRVIR